The Oryctolagus cuniculus chromosome 5, mOryCun1.1, whole genome shotgun sequence genome includes a region encoding these proteins:
- the UNC5CL gene encoding UNC5C-like protein isoform X1 encodes MCAQETSFQPSPFLLLVGVPVASVLLLVQCLRWHCPRWLVGACWKPDAQEEPGSQPIPLPADEAPRHCPPTTLPEMAAFYQELHTPTQGQTVVRQLMHKLLVFSAREVDHRGGCLMLQDTGISLLIPPGAVAVGRQERVSLVLVWDLSDAPSLSQSQGLVSPVVACGPHGASFLKPCLLTFKHCAQQPGHARAYSSNTTLLDAKAWKPLGRPGAYTSRDECRIHLSHFSLYTCVLEAPIGQAAHKWLQLAIFCSPLAPGQTHLQLRVYFLNNTPCALQWAVTNEQPHGGRLRGPCQLFDFTGARGDQCLKLKYISEGWENVDESSCQLVPHLHIWHGKCPFRSFCFRRKAANESEDCSALTNEIIVTMHTFQDGLETKYMEILRFQVSEEESWAAPPPVSQSPPCNRLPPELFEQLQMLLEPNSITGNDWRRLASHLGLCGMKIRFLSCQRSPAAAILELFEEQNGSLQELHYLMTVMERLDCASAIQNYLSESRGSSPASARGGAQDNQGLELDEKL; translated from the exons ATGTGTGCTCAGGAAACTTCCTTCCAACCCTCCCCATTCCTACTGCTGGTGGGGGTCCCGGTGGCCAGTGTCCTCCTTCTGGTCCAGTGCCTTCGGTGGCACTGTCCTCGATGGCTGGTGGGGGCCTGCTGGAAGCCAGATGCCCaagaggagccaggatctcagccTATCCCCCTGCCAGCAGATGAGGCCCCCAGGCATTGCCCACCAACTACTCTGCCGGAGATGGCCGCCTTCTACCAGGAACTGCACACACCTACCCAAGGCCAGACCGTCGTGCGCCAGCTGATGCACAAACTGCTGGTGTTTTCTGCTCGAGAGGTGGATCACCGCGGCGGCTGCCTGATGCTCCAGGATACCGGCATCTCCCTGCTCATCCCTCCAG GTGCTGTGGCCGTGGGCCGCCAGGAGCGGGTGTCCTTGGTCCTGGTGTGGGACCTGTCGGACGCCCCGTCGCTGTCCCAGAGCCAGGGGCTAGTGAGCCCTGTGGTGGCCTGTGGCCCCCACGGGGCCTCCTTCCTGAAGCCGTGCCTGCTCACGTTCAAACACTGTGCCCAGCAGCCCGGCCATGCCCGTGCCTACAGCAGCAACACCACCCTGCTCGATGCCAAGGCCTGGAAGCCGCTGGGCCGGCCGGGGGCCTACACCTCCCGGGACGAGTGTCGCATCCATCTGTCCCACTTCAG CCTCTACACCTGCGTACTGGAGGCACCCATAGGGCAGGCTGCCCACAAGTGGCTGCAGCTGGCTATCTTCTGCTCGCCGCTGGCACCAGGGCAGACACACCTGCAGCTGCGGGTCTACTTCCTCAACAACACGCCCTGTGCCCTGCAGTGGGCCGTGACCAACGAGCAGCCTCATGGTGGGCGCCTGCGTGGGCCCTGCCAGCTCTTCGACTTCACCGGGGCCAGGGGTGACCAGTGCCTGAAGCTCAAGTACATCTCCGAGG gttgGGAGAATGTTGACGAGAGCAGCTGCCAGCTGGTCCCCCATCTCCACATCTGGCACGGAAAGTGCCCCTTCCGCTCCTTCTGCTTCCGGAGAAAAGCAG CCAATGAGAGTGAGGATTGCTCAGCATTAACCAATGAGATCATCGTCACCATGCACACCTTCCAAGAT GGCTTGGAGACCAAGTACATGGAGATCCTCAGGTTCCAGGTGTCTGAGGAGGAATCCTGGGCAGCACCACCCCCTGTCTCCCAGTCGCCCCCATGCAATAG GCTGCCCCCAGAGCTCTTTGAGCAGCTGCAGATGTTGCTGGAGCCCAACAGCATCACGGGCAACGACTGGCGCCGCCTGGCCTCCCACCTGGGGCTCTGTGGCATGAAAATCCG GTTCCTGTCCTGCCAGCGCAGCCCCGCCGCGGCCATCCTGGAGCTGTTCGAGGAGCAGAACGGCAGCCTGCAGGAGCTGCACTACCTCATGACGGTCATGGAGCGGCTGGACTGCGCCTCTGCCATCCAGAACTACCTGAGCGAATCGCGAGGCAGCAGCCCAGCCTCGGCCCGCGGGGGCGCCCAGGACAACCAGGGCCTGGAGCTGGACGAGAAGCTCTGA
- the UNC5CL gene encoding UNC5C-like protein isoform X2, giving the protein MAAFYQELHTPTQGQTVVRQLMHKLLVFSAREVDHRGGCLMLQDTGISLLIPPGAVAVGRQERVSLVLVWDLSDAPSLSQSQGLVSPVVACGPHGASFLKPCLLTFKHCAQQPGHARAYSSNTTLLDAKAWKPLGRPGAYTSRDECRIHLSHFSLYTCVLEAPIGQAAHKWLQLAIFCSPLAPGQTHLQLRVYFLNNTPCALQWAVTNEQPHGGRLRGPCQLFDFTGARGDQCLKLKYISEGWENVDESSCQLVPHLHIWHGKCPFRSFCFRRKAANESEDCSALTNEIIVTMHTFQDGLETKYMEILRFQVSEEESWAAPPPVSQSPPCNRLPPELFEQLQMLLEPNSITGNDWRRLASHLGLCGMKIRFLSCQRSPAAAILELFEEQNGSLQELHYLMTVMERLDCASAIQNYLSESRGSSPASARGGAQDNQGLELDEKL; this is encoded by the exons ATGGCCGCCTTCTACCAGGAACTGCACACACCTACCCAAGGCCAGACCGTCGTGCGCCAGCTGATGCACAAACTGCTGGTGTTTTCTGCTCGAGAGGTGGATCACCGCGGCGGCTGCCTGATGCTCCAGGATACCGGCATCTCCCTGCTCATCCCTCCAG GTGCTGTGGCCGTGGGCCGCCAGGAGCGGGTGTCCTTGGTCCTGGTGTGGGACCTGTCGGACGCCCCGTCGCTGTCCCAGAGCCAGGGGCTAGTGAGCCCTGTGGTGGCCTGTGGCCCCCACGGGGCCTCCTTCCTGAAGCCGTGCCTGCTCACGTTCAAACACTGTGCCCAGCAGCCCGGCCATGCCCGTGCCTACAGCAGCAACACCACCCTGCTCGATGCCAAGGCCTGGAAGCCGCTGGGCCGGCCGGGGGCCTACACCTCCCGGGACGAGTGTCGCATCCATCTGTCCCACTTCAG CCTCTACACCTGCGTACTGGAGGCACCCATAGGGCAGGCTGCCCACAAGTGGCTGCAGCTGGCTATCTTCTGCTCGCCGCTGGCACCAGGGCAGACACACCTGCAGCTGCGGGTCTACTTCCTCAACAACACGCCCTGTGCCCTGCAGTGGGCCGTGACCAACGAGCAGCCTCATGGTGGGCGCCTGCGTGGGCCCTGCCAGCTCTTCGACTTCACCGGGGCCAGGGGTGACCAGTGCCTGAAGCTCAAGTACATCTCCGAGG gttgGGAGAATGTTGACGAGAGCAGCTGCCAGCTGGTCCCCCATCTCCACATCTGGCACGGAAAGTGCCCCTTCCGCTCCTTCTGCTTCCGGAGAAAAGCAG CCAATGAGAGTGAGGATTGCTCAGCATTAACCAATGAGATCATCGTCACCATGCACACCTTCCAAGAT GGCTTGGAGACCAAGTACATGGAGATCCTCAGGTTCCAGGTGTCTGAGGAGGAATCCTGGGCAGCACCACCCCCTGTCTCCCAGTCGCCCCCATGCAATAG GCTGCCCCCAGAGCTCTTTGAGCAGCTGCAGATGTTGCTGGAGCCCAACAGCATCACGGGCAACGACTGGCGCCGCCTGGCCTCCCACCTGGGGCTCTGTGGCATGAAAATCCG GTTCCTGTCCTGCCAGCGCAGCCCCGCCGCGGCCATCCTGGAGCTGTTCGAGGAGCAGAACGGCAGCCTGCAGGAGCTGCACTACCTCATGACGGTCATGGAGCGGCTGGACTGCGCCTCTGCCATCCAGAACTACCTGAGCGAATCGCGAGGCAGCAGCCCAGCCTCGGCCCGCGGGGGCGCCCAGGACAACCAGGGCCTGGAGCTGGACGAGAAGCTCTGA